The DNA window CCGCGAGATCAAGACCTGCGTGCTGCTGGACAAGCCGTCGCGGCGCGAGCAGGACGTTCAGGCGGACTACGTGGGCTTCGAGATTCCCGACATGTTCGTCGTCGGCTACGGGCTGGACTACGCGGAGCGGTATCGGAACCTGCCATTCGTCGGCGTGCTCAGGCCGGAGACGTATCGGACGTGAGGCGCAGGGCGCAATGCGTAAAACGTAACCTGAGCCGACCGCACTTACGTTTTACGAGTTACGCATTACGTTTCCACTGTGACCATCCGGATACAATTCTACTCCTACTTCGCCGACCTGACCGGCTGCGGGCAGGCGGGTGAGGAGTTGCAGGCGGGTGCGACTCTCGGCGACCTGATGCTTCGCCTGCACGCGCGCTTCCCGAAGCTCGCCGCGATGGACAAGTCCACGCTCATTGCCGTCGGCGTCGAGTATCAGCCGCGCAGTTACGAGCTGAAGGACGGCGACGTGGTGAGCCTGTTCCCGCCGGTGCAGGGCGGATGAGTTTCGGATGTTCAATTCCCAATGGCCGGTTTCATGAAGCGCGAGCTGAACATCACCAGCGACCCGGTTGATGAGGCGGCACTCGTCGCGCGGCGGCGCCTGGGCGCGGGCCTGGGCGCGGCGGTGTGTTTCACCGGCGTCGTGCGCGGCGACGAGGAGGGGCAGCGCATCTCCGCCATCGAATACACGGCGTTCCAGCAGATGGCGGAGCACCAGTTCCACAAGCTCTTCGACGAGATGGCCGCGCGCTGGCCGGTCGAGAGCGTGCGCCTCGTTCACCGGCTCGGCGTGGTGAAGGTCGGCGAACCGTCGCTTTGGGTCGAGGTGGTCGCGCCGCACCGGGGCGAGGCATTCGCCGCGTGCCAGTGGTTGATCGATGAGATGAAGCGCGTGGTTCCCATCTGGAAGCAGCCGCTGCCGTAGGCGTCGCGGTTCGGTCGGCTTCTTGGTGGGTTCTCACCCAAGCTGTCGCCGATACAGCGCGTCGAGCTTGTCGAGCATCGCGTCGAGGCTG is part of the Verrucomicrobiota bacterium genome and encodes:
- a CDS encoding MoaD/ThiS family protein, giving the protein MTIRIQFYSYFADLTGCGQAGEELQAGATLGDLMLRLHARFPKLAAMDKSTLIAVGVEYQPRSYELKDGDVVSLFPPVQGG
- a CDS encoding molybdenum cofactor biosynthesis protein MoaE, giving the protein MKRELNITSDPVDEAALVARRRLGAGLGAAVCFTGVVRGDEEGQRISAIEYTAFQQMAEHQFHKLFDEMAARWPVESVRLVHRLGVVKVGEPSLWVEVVAPHRGEAFAACQWLIDEMKRVVPIWKQPLP